AAAATAATATTCCAAAGAACAAAGAACAAAATTTACATGATGTTAATAGAAAATCTAAACTAGAAAATTGAACTGAAACTCACCATCACCTTCATTGGAACTACTATCACCTGACTCAGCATAAATTGGGCTGCCTTGTTCATGAGAAGAATCAGATGCATAGTCCTCTataacttcttcttcttcatcccaTTGCTTTCTCTGTTTCTTTTTTCTGCCATTTTTTCCCAAGCAAAGCTTCCTCTTGAATGCAGCCACCTCTTCTATGTCCATTTCCAGACTTTCAATGAGAAAGCTGCTAGGTGTGTTCCAATCAAGATCATCATCATCGTATTCATCGAGAATTGGTGTGGAATCGCTCATTGAATTATTTAGCCAATCCATGATTGAGTTTTGTTCATCATAAAGGGCAACATCCATCATCATAGCACATGGATCAACATCTTTTTCTTGAAGGCTTTGAAAGTCAGCTTCGAATTGTTGGATCTGTAGCTTCAAGTTATAATGCACTTTCACCAACTTGTGCAGCTTGTCAAAGCCTAATTTATTTCTTAATTTTGTGTGAACAAGAGCAAAGGTGCTCCAATTTCTTTCACATCCACTAGATGATACGCATTGTGAGACAATGCGTCTTGCAATCTTTTGCAATGCAGGGCATTGCCCTCCATATGAACCCCACCACTCAACTgcaattaattaaaaaaataataatatgcAACAACAGCACATAAAGTAAGTTTCTATACATTGTAACTTGCTGCACTAGTAACTTGCAATAAATGATCCAGCAAAGAGCACATTGGATTATTTCACTAAGATTCTCTGCACTAGTAACTTGCCAAAATGATCCAAGAACAGTAGCACAAGATTTTCTGGTTTCAACTAAGGACACAAGGAGTAACTAGGCATAGATATGCTTGTTTCAACTAGTAACTAGGCATAGAAGTGTACCTGGACTGCTTTTGCCATGAAGTGCTGACCaacgagcttctggatctccaAATAGACCCTTCTTTTCAATGAAACAAGAATATTGGTCAATTGCAGTAGCAGCCTCTGAAGTTGAAGTAGCCAGTTTCTTTATTGCCAAAGTTACAGCCAATTGATAACATGATTTTTTTGCATGGTTTGATCTGTATAGCTCTCCAGGGTCAAGTGCAGCAGctacaaaggaaaaaaaaaagacaacAATATTAGAGACATGAAAAAATACACATGAATTGAACAAACTTTCTGTCCGGTTGTTACCTGCAAGCACAAGTGTCTCATTAAGAAGATATCGTGTTCTCTTACTTATTACTTCGGCTGTTTTGTTAAGGAGATCTCTTTTTCCCTGTTCACCTTTTCTCAACTTAGCACATATATCATTATATGCCTGTATCATCTTTGGAAGTAAGCCGGATAGAGTAGCATTCTTTTGCCGGTCAGCAAAGCGAAGAACAAAGAAGATGGGTCCAACAGCATTAAGCACCGATTCCATCTTATCCCACCAAACCCTATTTGTCAGGCAATCATATGCAAAGGCATGGTCTTGCTCATTTCTCCATTCACTGTTTTTCCACTCAGAGACCATCCATGACTTCAACTTGTCCTGCCTATCCCAAAAACTCTGCAAGCACAAAAACACTGTGCCAAACCTAGTGGCATTCCACCGAATCAGCTCTCCACCAATCTTCTCCCTCATCATAGCATGAAGTCTATTATGGTTGTAGAAGAACCTACATATGCGCTTTGCGCTATCCACTACATATGCAACATCGTCAAATCTTCCTATATCCTTCAACATCAAATTAATAGTATGAGCAGCACATGGCTGCCAAGTAATGTGTGGATGTTAGTAGTTTGCTGCTTGCATGCTTTTTTATAATTTGAACCATTATCCGTCACAATCTGAACGACGAACTTAGCCCCAACTTCATCAACCACTACATCTCTAATCTTCTCATAAATAAATTCTGCATTTTGAACTTCTCCGGTTGCATTCACAGATTTATGAAAGAACATGCGACCATTGCAAAAAATCATGAAATTGATAATACACATCATTGTAGGGCTTGTCCATGAATCGCACATAATTGTAACCCCATAACGACTCCAATCTTCCTTAAAAGATTCCATATGAGCTTCCAAGTCATTATAGTTCATATCTAACAGTGGTCCATCTATATCTCTTCCTTTTGGGATAGGTAGTTCCCCAAGCTGTTGAGTCAATTTAACTGCAGCCCAAAAGTACGGGTAGTCAGCTTTCCTACCAGGTAAGTCATTGGCATGAAACCACTTCGCCCAAGCCTTCCAAAGCTTAAGCTTGGAATCCCCATCAAGCATAATATCCACTCGTGGTTGTGATGGTGCCCTACTACGTACCAAATCTATATCAAACGGACTGTTGTGGCCTGGGTAGAAAGAATGCAATGAACTTTGTTTACTCAAGCTACCACAGCTACTGCCACTGCCAGCGCCAACTGTCTTGCCGACATTTCCAGCTTCACTACTAGTTCCACTTGCTCTCCCAAAAGAAGACTTGGTATTTGCCCCTCCAAGATTGGATACCCTAGAACTACTAGCAGCCCGAATGACAATACCACCACCTCTTGCTCTACCATCACGAGTCAAGTTAAAATCCCTTAGCGACTCACTCACTGCTAACTCATATTGTGCCTCTTCATCAAGGCTAGCAATAGCTGTTCTATAATCATGCTCTATGAGAGCCTTCTCAATATAGAGACGACTTTCCCTTGTGTCCCTCTTCTTTTGTTTGCTTTTTGCTAATTCATCCAACAGTATGTCCCTAACTTCGCGTGGCACCTTAGAACATGGCTGCACATTACCTTGTAATCCACACAAGTGCTCCCTTAGACGGGTAACACCTCCGCTTTGGTGGCCTGTAGGACAGTAGCCACACTTCCATCCAAATTTACCAACTTTTGTCCTATGGCTCCATGTGTCTCTAATTTTTCCTTTCAATTCTATCCGTTTCCCTGAAAAAGAATGAGATCTATTGTTACAAAAAAACCACACAGATGGAGGGAACTTGGAAAAAATGACATGTATTTTGTGTCAAACAAACCTGCTCTATCAACTACATATGTCTTGGACGACCCACCAGCTGCACTGCATACCTCGTCACTATCTGGTATGGCCTTCTCTTTGCCCTTGCCACTGCCACGGCAATCCATTCTCTGCAGTATGTCCTTAGCATTAATTTCAAttaatataaaagaaaataaaatctGTGTATAACCTGTTCGTTAAAGAACAATCAGACAATATATTTTTACTAGTATGTGATCCAGCAAGTCGAAACCAATAAAATAAATCATCACTCAAGCAACTAAAATGAAAAAGGAACTTTCATTACTCAACAATTCAACATTAATCTACTACATTCATGCACTCCAAAATTTCAATCACTTCTTACAAATTTTACACTACACATCATCACAAATAATGTTGCTTCACGGACAACCAATTGGTATTTAACACACAGATGCAGATCATATGGCTCAAAACAGAAATAAAGATGCTAGCTACAAATCAATTACTTTAGTTGAAAGGAGGAACCTTAATCGCTAGAGAAAATCAAGAGCCACTCACAGGGAAGCTTTGCTTCAAGTCCGGCCGCTTGACGTTCTTCTCCAAGAGCTCCTCTCAGGGCCTTCAACACTGACAGGGAGCCGAGGCCAGGATTAGTAGTTGTTAAGCAGGAACACATACACATCATACTAGAAATTCAAATCAATGTGACCCCATGGCACTCAAATCAGCAAACAGTAAAAGCTTGAGCATGCATCCTGAATATAGATGAAGAAATAAAGACATCATATATATCTGAGATAGAGCAGAGAAGGTTATCTTTCTCTATGTCCTGCAAATTAAATTCACTAGCACTGGAAGCACttgtaggaggaggaggagccgaggATGGTGGTGTGGTGGTCTGTTGTGGTTCACCGGACGGCAACGgttcgtcgtcctcctcctcctcgccggtgcCTCCTGACGTCCCTGCGCCCTCTGCGGTCACAACAGGAGGCGGCGTgacgggaggggcggcggcagcgctccCGCGCTTGCGCTTCTTCTTTTCATAGGGGATGCCGCGCGCCTTGGCCTGCGCCTCCCGCACCTCGTGGAGCGGCGGAGGTAGAtgcgcacggcgcgggcggcgaagGGGTTGGACTCGGGGCGGCCGCCGAACTCCTCGTACGCGGCGCTGAGGCGGCCGATGAGCGCGTCGAGGCTGCCCCAGGCCTGGCGCAGCGGGCACGCGCAGGGCGCCGGCGGGTTGGGTTGGCCTAACCGCCGAAGTAGGCGCAGCCCTCGGCGGCCTGGAGGCCCGACTGCCGGAGGGGCGGAGGGTGGGGATTTggaggaagaaggaacaagcgccgccgacgccgcgagCCTGTGCCTGGAGGCCGGAGGGTGGGGGATTTTAGGGTTTTGATGGGCTGGAAAGGTAAATGGG
Above is a genomic segment from Panicum hallii strain FIL2 chromosome 8, PHallii_v3.1, whole genome shotgun sequence containing:
- the LOC112903584 gene encoding uncharacterized protein LOC112903584 codes for the protein MVSEWKNSEWRNEQDHAFAYDCLTNRVWWDKMESVLNAVGPIFFVLRFADRQKNATLSGLLPKMIQAYNDICAKLRKGEQGKRDLLNKTAEVISKRTRYLLNETLVLAAAALDPGELYRSNHAKKSCYQLAVTLAIKKLATSTSEAATAIDQYSCFIEKKGLFGDPEARWSALHGKSSPVEWWGSYGGQCPALQKIARRIVSQCVSSSGCERNWSTFALVHTKLRNKLGFDKLHKLVKVHYNLKLQIQQFEADFQSLQEKDVDPCAMMMDVALYDEQNSIMDWLNNSMSDSTPILDEYDDDDLDWNTPSSFLIESLEMDIEEVAAFKRKLCLGKNGRKKKQRKQWDEEEEVIEDYASDSSHEQGSPIYAESGDSSSNEGDGDNDDGEGSGGTRAHVGVSDGFSSGD